The following coding sequences lie in one Spinacia oleracea cultivar Varoflay chromosome 1, BTI_SOV_V1, whole genome shotgun sequence genomic window:
- the LOC110785683 gene encoding cysteine-rich receptor-like protein kinase 44 isoform X1, which translates to MPVARCVDDAGKFTMEGFYGFNLRLLISEFSSRAPKIKFYRYNVGASGDRKVYGLFQCREDLNLQVCSECIEAAAVKIVEDCPFYKTALIWYTECMLMYTNLVATFPSPETTTFDFPDAREWSGDFYPTEFGNIVVTTLKHVIRDAVKNTSLGHFASREAILAPSTKKVYCLAQCIPDIDTMVCNRCLKNAFEFMRFGNGIGREINFNLGCQLMYEYDTFISHNLTFLSPTPPPKTSDRPNSPQYQSGGKGLGAPYIGAIAASLAVGSILFLLTAWICLRRRKLKRRNEDTFEEASNETPTASDMEDIRNAESLQFDFNIIKAVTHNFSEDNKLGRGGFGEVYKGRLESGEEIAVKRLSKYSQQGILEFKNEVILVAKLQHRNLVKLLGFCISGTEKILIYEFLPNSSLDRFLYDPLKRASLDWETRFKIITGIARGLLYLHEDSRLKIIHRDLKSSNVLLDLSMNAKISDFGLAKLFEMDQTQGDTNRIVGTYGYMAPEYAMAGQFSVKSDVYSFGVIVLEVISGQRNSFFDRQPLEEGLLHRAWRLWNEEALLELVDPSLGNNFLAKEVNMCMHLGLLCIQEDAAKRPRMTSVVAALNGESVTLPSPNAPHLFSASVATDTTGSNYDSSTVNEHQEIQDDQRNNNVYTGTMNITEVDPR; encoded by the exons ATGCCTGTAGCAAGATGTGTTGATGATGCTGGCAAATTCACCATGGAGGGCTTTTACGGATTTAACCTCCGTTTGCTCATTTCTGAATTTTCTTCTCGAGCCCCAAAAATCAAGTTCTATAGATACAACGTTGGAGCGTCAGGCGATAGGAAAGTATATGGGCTATTTCAATGCCGAGAGGACCTTAACCTACAAGTTTGCAGTGAATGCATTGAAGCTGCAGCTGTTAAGATTGTTGAAGATTGCCCTTTTTACAAAACAGCTCTCATATGGTATACTGAGTGTATGTTAATGTATACGAACCTTGTTGCAACTTTCCCCTCACCAGAGACGACAACGTTTGATTTTCCAGATGCTAGAGAATGGTCTGGAGATTTCTACCCTACAGAGTTTGGTAACATAGTGGTAACAACCCTGAAACATGTGATCCGTGATGCTGTTAAAAATACATCTTTGGGGCATTTTGCTTCTAGAGAAGCAATCCTAGCACCTTCGACTAAGAAAGTGTATTGCCTTGCCCAGTGCATTCCTGACATTGATACTATGGTATGCAACCGCTGCCTAAAAAATGCTTTCGAATTTATGCGTTTCGGTAATGGGATAGGGAGGGAAATAAACTTCAACCTGGGCTGTCAATTAATGTACGAGTATGATACATTTATTTCACACAATCTGACTTTTTTGTCACCAACTCCGCCCCCGAAAACCTCAGACAGACCAAATTCACCCCAATACCAATCCGGAG GGAAAGGACTTGGCGCGCCATACATTGGTGCTATAGCAGCAAGCCTCGCTGTTGGATCCATATTATTTCTCTTGACTGCATGGATCTGTTTACGAAGGAGGAAACTGAAGAGGAGAAATGAGGACACATTTGAAGAGGCGTCCAATGAAACGCCTACTGCTA GTGATATGGAAGATATCAGGAATGCAGAATCGTTGCAATTCGACTTCAACATCATAAAAGCCGTGACTCACAACTTCTCTGAGGATAACAAACTTGGAAGGGGTGGATTTGGTGAGGTCTATAAG GGAAGGCTCGAAAGTGGGGAAGAAATAGCTGTGAAGAGGCTCTCGAAATACTCTCAACAGGGCATCTTGGAATTCAAGAATGAAGTTATTTTAGTTGCAAAACTTCAACATCGAAACTTAGTTAAACTACTGGGATTCTGTATATCAGGAACCGAAAAGATACTTATCTACGAGTTCTTACCTAATTCAAGTCTTGATCGCTTCTTATATG ACCCATTGAAGCGAGCATCTTTGGATTGGGAGACTAGGTTTAAAATTATTACTGGTATAGCAAGGGGGCTTCTATATCTTCATGAAGACTCTCGACTCAAGATCATACATCGCGATCTTAAATCCAGCAACGTTTTACTTGACCTGTCAATGAATGCAAAAATATCTGACTTTGGCCTTGCTAAACTTTTTGAAATGGATCAAACCCAAGGGGACACCAACCGGATTGTAGGAACATA TGGATATATGGCTCCAGAGTATGCAATGGCAGGTCAATTTTCAGTAAAATCTGATGTTTATAGCTTCGGAGTCATAGTCTTGGAAGTGATCAGTGGCCAGCGGAACAGTTTCTTTGATCGGCAACCACTAGAAGAAGGATTATTACACCGT GCATGGAGGCTTTGGAATGAGGAAGCTCTCTTGGAATTGGTAGACCCTTCATTAGGGAACAATTTTTTGGCGAAGGAAGTGAATATGTGCATGCACTTAGGTTTACTTTGCATCCAAGAAGATGCAGCAAAGAGGCCTAGAATGACATCGGTTGTTGCTGCATTGAATGGAGAATCGGTTACTCTGCCTTCGCCCAACGCACCCCACCTTTTCAGCGCCAGTGTTGCCACTGATACAACAGGTAGTAACTATGATTCATCAACTGTGAATGAACATCAAGAAATCCAAGATGATCAGCGCAATAATAATGTATACACTGGAACAATGAATATTACAGAAGTCGATCCTAGATAA
- the LOC110785683 gene encoding cysteine-rich receptor-like protein kinase 44 isoform X2: MMLANSPWRAFTDLTSVCSFLNFLLEPQKSSSIDTTLERQAIGKYMGYFNAERTLTYKFAVNALKLQLLRLLKIALFTKQLSYDAREWSGDFYPTEFGNIVVTTLKHVIRDAVKNTSLGHFASREAILAPSTKKVYCLAQCIPDIDTMVCNRCLKNAFEFMRFGNGIGREINFNLGCQLMYEYDTFISHNLTFLSPTPPPKTSDRPNSPQYQSGGKGLGAPYIGAIAASLAVGSILFLLTAWICLRRRKLKRRNEDTFEEASNETPTASDMEDIRNAESLQFDFNIIKAVTHNFSEDNKLGRGGFGEVYKGRLESGEEIAVKRLSKYSQQGILEFKNEVILVAKLQHRNLVKLLGFCISGTEKILIYEFLPNSSLDRFLYDPLKRASLDWETRFKIITGIARGLLYLHEDSRLKIIHRDLKSSNVLLDLSMNAKISDFGLAKLFEMDQTQGDTNRIVGTYGYMAPEYAMAGQFSVKSDVYSFGVIVLEVISGQRNSFFDRQPLEEGLLHRAWRLWNEEALLELVDPSLGNNFLAKEVNMCMHLGLLCIQEDAAKRPRMTSVVAALNGESVTLPSPNAPHLFSASVATDTTGSNYDSSTVNEHQEIQDDQRNNNVYTGTMNITEVDPR; this comes from the exons ATGATGCTGGCAAATTCACCATGGAGGGCTTTTACGGATTTAACCTCCGTTTGCTCATTTCTGAATTTTCTTCTCGAGCCCCAAAAATCAAGTTCTATAGATACAACGTTGGAGCGTCAGGCGATAGGAAAGTATATGGGCTATTTCAATGCCGAGAGGACCTTAACCTACAAGTTTGCAGTGAATGCATTGAAGCTGCAGCTGTTAAGATTGTTGAAGATTGCCCTTTTTACAAAACAGCTCTCATATG ATGCTAGAGAATGGTCTGGAGATTTCTACCCTACAGAGTTTGGTAACATAGTGGTAACAACCCTGAAACATGTGATCCGTGATGCTGTTAAAAATACATCTTTGGGGCATTTTGCTTCTAGAGAAGCAATCCTAGCACCTTCGACTAAGAAAGTGTATTGCCTTGCCCAGTGCATTCCTGACATTGATACTATGGTATGCAACCGCTGCCTAAAAAATGCTTTCGAATTTATGCGTTTCGGTAATGGGATAGGGAGGGAAATAAACTTCAACCTGGGCTGTCAATTAATGTACGAGTATGATACATTTATTTCACACAATCTGACTTTTTTGTCACCAACTCCGCCCCCGAAAACCTCAGACAGACCAAATTCACCCCAATACCAATCCGGAG GGAAAGGACTTGGCGCGCCATACATTGGTGCTATAGCAGCAAGCCTCGCTGTTGGATCCATATTATTTCTCTTGACTGCATGGATCTGTTTACGAAGGAGGAAACTGAAGAGGAGAAATGAGGACACATTTGAAGAGGCGTCCAATGAAACGCCTACTGCTA GTGATATGGAAGATATCAGGAATGCAGAATCGTTGCAATTCGACTTCAACATCATAAAAGCCGTGACTCACAACTTCTCTGAGGATAACAAACTTGGAAGGGGTGGATTTGGTGAGGTCTATAAG GGAAGGCTCGAAAGTGGGGAAGAAATAGCTGTGAAGAGGCTCTCGAAATACTCTCAACAGGGCATCTTGGAATTCAAGAATGAAGTTATTTTAGTTGCAAAACTTCAACATCGAAACTTAGTTAAACTACTGGGATTCTGTATATCAGGAACCGAAAAGATACTTATCTACGAGTTCTTACCTAATTCAAGTCTTGATCGCTTCTTATATG ACCCATTGAAGCGAGCATCTTTGGATTGGGAGACTAGGTTTAAAATTATTACTGGTATAGCAAGGGGGCTTCTATATCTTCATGAAGACTCTCGACTCAAGATCATACATCGCGATCTTAAATCCAGCAACGTTTTACTTGACCTGTCAATGAATGCAAAAATATCTGACTTTGGCCTTGCTAAACTTTTTGAAATGGATCAAACCCAAGGGGACACCAACCGGATTGTAGGAACATA TGGATATATGGCTCCAGAGTATGCAATGGCAGGTCAATTTTCAGTAAAATCTGATGTTTATAGCTTCGGAGTCATAGTCTTGGAAGTGATCAGTGGCCAGCGGAACAGTTTCTTTGATCGGCAACCACTAGAAGAAGGATTATTACACCGT GCATGGAGGCTTTGGAATGAGGAAGCTCTCTTGGAATTGGTAGACCCTTCATTAGGGAACAATTTTTTGGCGAAGGAAGTGAATATGTGCATGCACTTAGGTTTACTTTGCATCCAAGAAGATGCAGCAAAGAGGCCTAGAATGACATCGGTTGTTGCTGCATTGAATGGAGAATCGGTTACTCTGCCTTCGCCCAACGCACCCCACCTTTTCAGCGCCAGTGTTGCCACTGATACAACAGGTAGTAACTATGATTCATCAACTGTGAATGAACATCAAGAAATCCAAGATGATCAGCGCAATAATAATGTATACACTGGAACAATGAATATTACAGAAGTCGATCCTAGATAA